A window of the Eleutherodactylus coqui strain aEleCoq1 chromosome 8, aEleCoq1.hap1, whole genome shotgun sequence genome harbors these coding sequences:
- the MSRB1 gene encoding methionine-R-sulfoxide reductase B1 — MSFCSFFGGEVYKDHFENGVYVCSKCGYELFSSRTKFEHSSPWPAFSETIHKDSVSKYVERPNALKVSCGKCGNGLGHEFLNDGPKKGQSRFUIFSSSMKFVPKDKVDGGNKSKA, encoded by the exons ATGTCATTCTGCTCGTTCTTTGGTGGCGAGGTCTATAAAGATCACTTCGAGAACG GGGTCTACGTATGCTCGAAGTGCGGGTATGAGCTGTTCTCCAGCCGCACCAAGTTTGAACATTCCTCCCCGTGGCCCGCCTTCTCGGAGACCATCCACAAGGACAGCGTCTCCAAGTATGTAGAGCGGCCCAATGCTCTTAAG GTCTCATGCGGGAAGTGCGGCAACGGACTCGGCCATGAGTTCTTAAACGATGGCCCAAAGAAAGGCCAGTCCCGCTTCTGAATATTCAGCAGCTCGATGAAGTTCGTCCCTAAAG ACAAAGTCGATGGGGGGAACAAATCGAAAGCCTAA